In Nitrospirota bacterium, one genomic interval encodes:
- a CDS encoding glycosyltransferase family 4 protein, which yields MSKIHIIYPIPEVLPGKKARFIQMVHTCHALARSGVNVDLICGKSESSDIEILQYYGLSPHQNLRINKIPLLRSDDFKGIRISWHGVFNAFCLLKLLSIRTNSSIIFVRHIGIARYLLRMQWLIRIPILFESHEIFFITTENKKKVRKLKKIEEYIYKESDGIITITNGLKNRIFELFDVKGQIHVIPDGVDLSSFSGRMVSRSGKKICYTGQLYEWKGVDVLISAMRHIPYVELVIIGGDDRGIERLRKVASENGVSERVSFKGDVPHNEVMRFLSEADVAVIPLTKDHISAYYTSPLKLFEYMSAGVPIVASDLPSIREILRNGENAILVKSEDPEAIATGVRMILNDKGLAEKISNQAMIDVKGYTWDKRAERIISFVEGFWG from the coding sequence TTGAGTAAAATCCACATCATCTATCCGATTCCAGAAGTCCTGCCAGGTAAGAAGGCGAGGTTTATCCAGATGGTGCATACATGCCATGCACTTGCGAGGAGTGGGGTAAATGTTGATCTGATATGTGGTAAAAGCGAAAGTAGTGATATAGAGATACTTCAATACTATGGACTTAGTCCACATCAAAATCTTAGAATTAATAAGATTCCCCTCTTGAGAAGTGATGATTTTAAAGGTATTAGGATCTCATGGCATGGTGTCTTTAATGCGTTTTGTCTCTTAAAACTACTTTCTATCAGGACAAACAGCTCGATTATCTTTGTCAGGCATATAGGTATTGCACGCTATCTCTTAAGGATGCAATGGCTCATAAGAATTCCGATACTCTTTGAGTCCCACGAGATATTCTTTATCACTACGGAGAATAAGAAGAAAGTTCGAAAACTAAAGAAGATAGAGGAATATATATATAAAGAATCAGACGGTATTATAACAATAACAAATGGATTGAAAAACAGGATATTCGAGCTCTTTGATGTAAAGGGACAAATACATGTAATCCCCGACGGGGTAGATTTATCCTCTTTTAGTGGTAGAATGGTATCCCGTTCAGGGAAGAAGATATGCTACACAGGACAGTTATACGAATGGAAAGGGGTTGATGTCCTCATTTCTGCTATGAGGCATATCCCGTATGTAGAACTTGTTATTATTGGCGGTGATGATAGGGGAATAGAACGATTAAGGAAAGTGGCGTCAGAGAATGGCGTATCTGAAAGGGTTTCTTTTAAAGGAGATGTTCCACACAATGAAGTGATGAGGTTTCTCTCTGAGGCAGATGTTGCTGTCATTCCATTAACAAAAGATCACATCTCTGCTTACTATACCTCGCCACTGAAGCTTTTCGAATATATGTCTGCTGGTGTCCCAATTGTAGCCTCTGATCTACCATCTATCAGAGAGATACTCAGGAATGGGGAAAATGCTATCCTGGTTAAGTCAGAGGATCCTGAGGCGATTGCAACTGGAGTACGGATGATACTCAATGATAAAGGGCTTGCTGAAAAGATTTCTAATCAGGCGATGATTGATGTTAAAGGATATACATGGGATAAGAGAGCGGAAAGGATAATCTCTTTCGTAGAGGGATTTTGGGGTTGA
- a CDS encoding carbamoyltransferase C-terminal domain-containing protein, which yields MNILGISSSHDASVTFFKNGKIIFAISEERLSRIKNDGGAFPSRGLRETIEFTGIANEDVDYLALTHLFLPERYFYRETVLKEIERRFIRMRRKLKGLFTGEFHDPLLSTKNLEDRLQRRGKRLEEHFKKKRFLNSLGFNGASGGFYGHHASHAYPAFYYSGWNNGIVITADGMGDRHTHTTSIFDSDRIQYISRSVGPINSPGSFYQSVTEYLGFRPLRHEGKVTGLAAYGDPYKLYDKLKPFLYLSENKMTFCSNVGSGSKSELNQARLNFLRETCKGYNREDIAAAAQKLLEDVVLEHIKAILSRYHYSRIALAGGIFANVKLNQRIAELPEIEEVFVFPAMSDAGIALGAALMAYEKLDHGGFNEHKQRILNLYWGPSYDNAYIENILKVEGLKYKRYEFSALSKKVAALIHRGKVVGLFQGGMEFGPRALGNRSILAAPTDRSINDWLNKRLERTEFMPFAPTVLDWAAADIFKNVEKGRYTARFMTITFDVYDKWTKKIPAVIHVDGTARPQIIARDENPRYYQIIEDYYQLSGIPLVLNTSFNVHEEPIICKPEEAIGAFKDKRIDILAIEDFLVGEN from the coding sequence GTGAATATACTTGGGATAAGTAGCAGCCATGACGCATCAGTTACCTTTTTTAAAAATGGTAAGATAATATTTGCCATATCGGAAGAGCGGCTATCAAGGATAAAGAACGACGGAGGTGCGTTCCCTTCGAGGGGTCTGAGAGAGACGATAGAATTTACAGGAATTGCAAATGAGGATGTAGATTATCTTGCCCTGACTCACCTCTTCCTTCCAGAACGATACTTTTATAGAGAGACCGTATTGAAGGAGATTGAACGCAGATTTATACGCATGAGAAGAAAATTAAAAGGATTGTTTACAGGGGAATTTCATGACCCATTACTTTCAACGAAGAATCTTGAAGATAGACTCCAGAGAAGAGGAAAAAGATTAGAAGAACATTTTAAGAAAAAACGGTTTCTGAACAGCCTTGGTTTCAATGGTGCAAGTGGTGGATTCTACGGACACCATGCCTCACACGCATATCCAGCATTCTATTATTCAGGATGGAATAATGGTATTGTAATAACGGCAGACGGAATGGGAGATAGACATACTCATACGACCTCTATCTTCGATTCAGATAGAATCCAGTATATTAGCCGTAGTGTTGGACCAATCAATTCCCCTGGTTCATTTTATCAAAGTGTTACTGAATATCTGGGGTTCAGACCACTGCGTCATGAGGGAAAAGTCACTGGGCTTGCTGCCTATGGAGATCCCTACAAACTCTATGACAAGTTGAAGCCGTTTTTGTATCTGAGTGAAAATAAAATGACCTTTTGTTCTAATGTAGGAAGTGGTAGCAAATCAGAGCTGAATCAGGCACGGTTAAATTTCCTCAGGGAGACATGCAAAGGATACAATCGGGAAGATATTGCCGCTGCAGCCCAGAAGCTCCTCGAAGATGTTGTATTAGAGCATATTAAGGCTATACTTTCAAGGTATCACTATTCAAGAATAGCCCTTGCTGGTGGCATATTTGCAAATGTTAAACTTAATCAGAGGATCGCTGAATTACCAGAGATTGAAGAGGTTTTTGTTTTCCCTGCGATGAGTGATGCAGGCATTGCACTCGGAGCTGCTCTTATGGCGTATGAAAAACTCGACCATGGAGGGTTCAATGAACACAAACAGAGGATACTGAATCTTTACTGGGGGCCGTCATACGATAATGCTTATATAGAAAATATCTTGAAAGTGGAGGGGCTTAAGTACAAAAGATACGAGTTTTCAGCCCTGTCAAAAAAGGTGGCTGCATTGATTCACAGAGGAAAGGTCGTGGGACTTTTTCAGGGAGGAATGGAATTTGGCCCACGGGCACTCGGTAACAGGAGCATTCTTGCAGCACCAACAGACAGGTCAATAAACGATTGGCTTAACAAAAGGCTTGAGAGAACAGAATTTATGCCGTTTGCCCCGACAGTTCTTGACTGGGCTGCTGCTGATATTTTCAAGAATGTGGAGAAGGGCAGATATACAGCGAGATTCATGACGATTACTTTTGATGTATACGATAAATGGACTAAGAAAATACCAGCGGTTATACATGTAGATGGAACAGCGAGACCACAGATAATTGCAAGAGATGAAAATCCACGTTACTATCAGATTATAGAAGACTACTATCAATTAAGCGGTATACCACTTGTTCTTAATACAAGCTTCAACGTACACGAAGAACCCATTATATGTAAGCCTGAGGAAGCAATAGGGGCATTTAAAGATAAAAGAATAGATATTCTTGCAATAGAAGATTTTCTTGTAGGGGAAAATTAA
- a CDS encoding glycosyltransferase family 9 protein, whose amino-acid sequence MRGRLYREILRRYVLVKKAISLYPLPVGLLRPEDIRKILVIQLGGIGDIVFTTAPVGIIKKMRPEIEVTALIWERLQGLLAAHPHFDNIIPFYKEPRRFFSTIRKLKDKKFDLVLIPYISTGPIALPFAFLTGARFILHPPTNSDFRVLVSPGIGDWNPSNMHPIEVGLKLVEWVGDTKHGRVYLPVNNEEATDIKDILTGYGIGDDERLIGLQVGSVYHYKMWPTDLYIALGKRLLDSFYGIKILLTGSYDERDLCQRVLEGIGDKRVVSIAGMIPLRAFPALIKRLSLLIAPDTGPLHVAVAVETPTVSLFSATNPEIWGPFNNRSIHRVIYKERPCDPCLKNRCADVFCMKQITVDEVFDKVQRLIDN is encoded by the coding sequence ATGAGGGGTAGATTATATAGAGAGATACTCCGAAGGTATGTCCTTGTAAAAAAGGCTATATCGCTGTATCCTCTGCCTGTAGGGCTTTTGAGGCCAGAAGACATCAGAAAAATACTAGTAATTCAGCTTGGTGGTATTGGGGATATTGTATTTACAACCGCCCCTGTTGGTATAATAAAAAAGATGCGACCAGAAATAGAAGTAACTGCCCTTATATGGGAAAGGCTTCAGGGACTCCTTGCGGCTCATCCTCACTTCGATAATATTATACCGTTTTATAAAGAGCCAAGACGATTTTTCAGCACAATAAGAAAACTAAAGGATAAGAAATTTGATTTAGTTCTGATTCCATACATCAGCACAGGTCCAATAGCACTGCCTTTTGCCTTTCTAACAGGTGCGAGATTTATCTTGCATCCTCCTACAAACAGTGATTTCCGTGTGCTTGTATCGCCAGGAATAGGAGATTGGAATCCAAGCAATATGCATCCAATAGAAGTAGGGCTTAAACTGGTTGAATGGGTGGGAGATACGAAGCATGGCAGAGTTTATCTTCCAGTTAATAATGAAGAGGCTACAGATATAAAAGATATACTTACAGGATATGGAATAGGTGACGATGAAAGACTTATAGGTCTTCAGGTCGGTTCTGTATATCACTATAAGATGTGGCCCACTGATCTATATATTGCCCTCGGAAAAAGGCTATTGGACTCATTTTATGGTATTAAAATACTCCTTACAGGTTCTTATGATGAGAGGGACTTATGTCAACGTGTCCTTGAAGGTATTGGTGATAAGAGAGTGGTAAGCATAGCAGGGATGATTCCACTCAGGGCCTTTCCAGCACTCATAAAGAGACTTTCTTTACTTATCGCTCCCGATACGGGTCCTCTCCATGTGGCTGTGGCTGTAGAAACACCGACAGTAAGTCTCTTTTCGGCAACCAATCCTGAGATATGGGGTCCATTTAATAACAGGTCTATTCACCGTGTTATTTACAAAGAAAGACCATGTGACCCATGTCTTAAGAATAGATGCGCTGATGTCTTTTGTATGAAACAGATAACCGTAGATGAAGTCTTTGATAAGGTACAGAGATTAATTGACAATTGA
- a CDS encoding radical SAM protein yields the protein MRVLLIKPYNLSDHIQPSLGLGWLAASIQKTHHVSIIDCIKEDIKKADWLEPYIKQYKPDVVGIQCYTFHLGFIKEVFDTIRRVDKSIIKIIGGPHPSAVPEETMRHFLGDLDFVFAGESEIGLPRLLEKLDKGNGNDYSDVPGLVWCNKERIIINDRAVVDDLDSLGFPAWDLIHPETYPEAQHGAFFKRFPIAPIMITRGCPYLCTFCGAHLISGRRLRRRSADHVIKEIKMLYNDYGIREFHIVDDNFTINRDNAKEFLRKLIDLNIEISWATPNGVRMDTLDEEMLVLMKKSGLYLISLGIESGSDRVLKLMKKNITVERVRNCIKMIKNHGIDIAGFFIIGFPGETAEDIEKTVKFSLELDLIRANYFTYLPFPGTESYKQLESNGELDKVNWDRLYFMSAPYAPKGMDRKTLKKIQRMAFLRFYGRPAILIKNILQIKSLNHLRFLLRRFFHWVVMK from the coding sequence ATGCGTGTACTTCTAATAAAACCATATAACTTGAGCGACCACATACAACCCTCGCTTGGACTTGGTTGGCTTGCTGCCTCTATCCAGAAAACACATCATGTCAGCATCATTGACTGTATAAAAGAGGACATAAAAAAGGCTGATTGGCTTGAGCCTTATATAAAACAGTATAAGCCCGATGTTGTTGGTATCCAGTGTTATACATTTCATCTCGGATTTATTAAGGAGGTATTTGATACAATCAGGAGGGTTGATAAGAGTATCATAAAGATAATAGGTGGTCCACACCCCTCAGCGGTTCCTGAGGAGACTATGAGACATTTTTTGGGGGATCTTGATTTTGTTTTCGCCGGGGAATCAGAAATCGGGCTTCCAAGATTGCTGGAAAAACTGGATAAGGGAAACGGTAACGATTATTCCGATGTCCCAGGTCTTGTCTGGTGTAACAAAGAAAGGATTATAATAAATGATAGGGCAGTAGTAGATGACCTTGACAGCCTTGGATTCCCTGCATGGGATCTTATTCACCCCGAGACATATCCAGAAGCCCAACATGGTGCATTCTTCAAGAGATTTCCAATCGCACCGATAATGATAACGAGGGGATGTCCGTATTTGTGTACATTTTGTGGAGCCCACTTGATCTCAGGTAGAAGGTTGAGAAGGCGGAGTGCGGATCATGTAATCAAAGAAATAAAAATGTTATACAATGACTACGGCATAAGAGAATTCCATATAGTTGATGACAACTTTACCATTAACAGGGATAATGCAAAAGAATTTCTGCGCAAGCTCATTGACCTTAATATCGAGATAAGCTGGGCTACCCCAAATGGTGTGAGGATGGATACACTCGATGAGGAAATGCTGGTTTTGATGAAGAAGAGTGGGCTTTATTTAATATCACTTGGGATAGAATCAGGTTCTGACAGGGTTCTAAAATTAATGAAAAAGAACATTACCGTTGAGAGAGTGAGGAACTGCATTAAGATGATAAAGAATCATGGTATTGATATTGCAGGATTCTTTATCATCGGTTTTCCCGGTGAAACTGCTGAAGACATAGAGAAAACTGTAAAATTTTCCCTTGAGCTTGATTTAATACGGGCAAACTACTTCACATATTTACCATTTCCTGGCACTGAAAGTTATAAACAGTTAGAATCGAACGGAGAGCTTGATAAGGTAAATTGGGACAGATTATATTTTATGAGTGCACCATATGCTCCAAAAGGAATGGATAGAAAGACCCTGAAGAAGATTCAGCGCATGGCATTTCTGAGGTTTTATGGCAGACCGGCGATACTAATTAAAAATATCCTGCAGATAAAGTCCCTCAATCATCTTAGATTTCTATTGAGGAGGTTTTTCCACTGGGTAGTAATGAAATAA
- a CDS encoding glycosyltransferase family 39 protein yields MRQGVIIFLASFFFVLLPGKKFLLLDGIPFNSLLEISIIISLVLLFLILEWEFIESRVLRKYVIILLFLSCLKVIISVVTPLNGLHAKYYTNPIWEGPYERSTDFVSLKDATRIDSSIDFRNVGYSFSGNPFPLYFFNDSKRFNYYREFAYLRIDPPFSAEWNGYIFVPENREYTFEIISGDKVWMSIDGNKLYSEKSGLKSVYLTKGSHHVNIRFSHNTKGPKELILKSSPDSNRVSVIQNRFFYLRPVSVFTHKVNLFLIYAHYSLIAIWALLIVFISRMHLRGLDMAFLKRERFYLSLIFLVSFALRVFSNLRKWKDPQTIILSGGDDWLSYETAARSILLGDFLNAAFDEGRPFSFTPLYRYFLSVFHLLTGESLFFSAILQGVIFGVVVVLTYFLGKQLFSVRAGIVSVVLLIGVDMMPRMYDRFLGEPTATFLALTSFLMLFKFSEIKKSRYLLLAGVLFGLATGIRPNLLPFSLIIVMWIFTFKMDLKERFKSSVVFLLAFVLIIAMIPLRNYAVAGKPVLFSTHGPVSLLVGNPVPADVTLRTIERPYLDKLSLSPETRTVVEFMLQAPGVFFYGILRKFLFLFGVSDPELGEAESRVLWPNLISVCGMILSFIKIDDRQLMLNRLFAMLFILCNMIVMALIVVNQYGYRFTLPNFPFVYIFAAYAIVFSVGFVWNKFVDKKP; encoded by the coding sequence ATGAGACAGGGTGTCATTATTTTTCTGGCTTCATTCTTTTTTGTTCTGCTTCCAGGTAAGAAATTCTTACTGTTAGACGGCATCCCCTTTAATTCCCTTCTTGAGATATCCATTATAATATCGTTAGTATTACTTTTTCTTATACTCGAATGGGAGTTTATTGAATCAAGAGTCCTAAGGAAATATGTAATCATCCTCCTCTTCCTTTCATGTCTTAAAGTTATTATTAGTGTAGTTACTCCTCTTAACGGCTTACATGCTAAATACTATACAAATCCCATATGGGAAGGACCGTATGAAAGATCAACAGACTTTGTCAGTCTTAAAGATGCCACAAGGATTGACAGCAGCATAGATTTTCGCAATGTTGGCTATTCTTTTTCAGGTAATCCTTTTCCACTTTATTTCTTCAATGACTCAAAGAGGTTTAATTATTATAGAGAGTTTGCTTACCTCAGGATTGACCCTCCTTTCTCTGCAGAATGGAATGGATATATATTCGTCCCTGAAAATAGGGAATATACCTTCGAGATTATTTCAGGGGATAAAGTATGGATGTCTATTGATGGAAATAAACTTTACTCTGAGAAATCAGGCCTAAAGAGTGTTTATCTAACAAAGGGTTCGCATCATGTAAATATCAGGTTTTCGCACAATACAAAAGGACCAAAGGAGCTAATCTTAAAATCCTCGCCGGACTCTAACAGAGTATCTGTGATTCAAAATAGGTTTTTTTACCTGAGACCTGTTTCTGTATTTACACACAAAGTTAATTTATTCTTGATCTATGCTCATTATTCACTGATCGCCATCTGGGCATTATTAATCGTTTTTATAAGCAGGATGCATCTCAGGGGTCTCGATATGGCGTTTCTGAAGAGAGAGAGGTTCTACCTTTCTCTGATATTCCTGGTGTCATTTGCACTCAGGGTGTTCTCAAACCTTAGGAAATGGAAGGACCCTCAGACGATAATACTTTCAGGGGGTGATGACTGGCTCTCATACGAAACCGCTGCGAGAAGCATACTATTAGGCGACTTTTTAAATGCAGCTTTTGATGAAGGTAGACCTTTCAGTTTTACACCGCTTTACAGATATTTTCTTTCAGTCTTTCACCTTTTGACAGGAGAGAGCCTTTTCTTCTCAGCGATATTGCAGGGAGTAATATTTGGCGTCGTTGTGGTGTTAACTTACTTTCTTGGAAAGCAGTTGTTTTCGGTTCGTGCAGGGATTGTCAGCGTAGTCCTGCTGATAGGGGTGGATATGATGCCCCGTATGTATGACCGTTTTCTCGGCGAACCAACAGCTACATTCCTTGCACTCACATCGTTTCTGATGCTTTTTAAGTTCTCTGAAATTAAGAAAAGCAGGTATCTGTTGTTGGCAGGTGTTCTGTTTGGTTTAGCGACTGGTATCCGCCCGAATTTGTTACCTTTTTCACTTATAATCGTCATGTGGATATTTACATTTAAAATGGATTTAAAGGAGAGATTTAAAAGCTCTGTAGTTTTTCTGCTCGCATTTGTGCTCATAATTGCAATGATACCATTACGGAATTACGCCGTCGCAGGCAAACCTGTTCTCTTCAGCACACACGGACCTGTGAGTCTTCTTGTAGGAAATCCTGTCCCTGCTGATGTTACTCTGAGAACGATAGAAAGACCGTATCTGGATAAACTTTCGCTTTCCCCAGAGACAAGAACAGTAGTCGAGTTTATGTTGCAGGCCCCAGGCGTATTTTTCTACGGCATCCTGAGAAAGTTTCTTTTCCTTTTTGGTGTAAGCGATCCTGAACTTGGCGAAGCAGAGTCACGGGTGTTATGGCCTAATCTTATTTCTGTCTGTGGTATGATACTCTCTTTTATAAAGATAGATGATAGACAGTTGATGCTTAATAGGCTGTTTGCAATGCTATTTATTCTGTGTAATATGATTGTAATGGCGCTTATAGTAGTAAATCAGTACGGTTACAGGTTTACGCTTCCAAACTTTCCATTTGTATATATATTTGCAGCTTACGCTATTGTTTTTTCAGTTGGTTTTGTATGGAATAAGTTTGTGGACAAGAAGCCTTAG
- a CDS encoding glycosyltransferase — protein MKRILISTTFDEKIMPLRDAFLDLGWEVDVFRCTVESKIEKYLFKPLNKTLRNLRISRDNPVGKKSRWHHRKLRERLFEEKVSVFRPDLILIQRGHGYKKESLDRIKRDYDVKKVVGWWTKGSKWFDLAVSESNCYDFYFFMNRDFVKMGKELGMKNWFYLPHAVNSKIYRKIDDNTDKHNDIVFVGNWSPARQKVVEAITDFNLRIWGRGWKRHNIFNKVRSLIVSESIIGDDIARLYSSSKIVLNISAMMGSSSDWLNQRVFDVPACGAFLLTDYSEQLSEFFEVGSEIETYRSIEELRDKIGFYLIRDELRKKIAQAGFEKIKKIGTLKDRMKEILSVIGEYGYRQ, from the coding sequence ATGAAAAGAATATTAATATCAACAACCTTTGACGAGAAGATTATGCCCCTCAGAGATGCATTTCTTGACCTTGGATGGGAAGTAGATGTCTTTAGATGTACTGTTGAGAGCAAAATAGAGAAGTATCTGTTTAAACCTCTGAATAAAACACTCAGAAACCTGAGAATCAGCAGGGATAATCCTGTTGGCAAAAAATCAAGATGGCATCATCGGAAACTAAGGGAGAGACTTTTTGAAGAAAAGGTAAGCGTTTTCAGACCTGATTTGATACTGATTCAGAGAGGACACGGATATAAAAAAGAGTCTCTTGATAGAATAAAGAGAGATTATGATGTTAAAAAGGTTGTGGGATGGTGGACAAAGGGTTCCAAGTGGTTTGATCTTGCAGTGAGTGAATCCAATTGCTATGATTTTTATTTCTTCATGAACAGAGATTTTGTTAAGATGGGTAAAGAACTTGGCATGAAGAACTGGTTTTATCTTCCCCATGCGGTAAATTCAAAGATTTACAGGAAGATAGACGACAATACTGATAAACATAATGATATTGTTTTTGTAGGGAATTGGTCTCCTGCAAGGCAGAAGGTGGTCGAGGCGATTACTGACTTTAATCTAAGGATATGGGGTAGAGGCTGGAAGAGGCATAATATCTTTAATAAAGTAAGATCATTGATTGTGAGCGAGTCCATAATAGGTGACGATATAGCGAGGCTTTATTCATCGTCGAAGATAGTCTTGAATATAAGCGCTATGATGGGAAGTTCCAGTGATTGGTTGAACCAACGGGTATTTGATGTTCCTGCATGTGGTGCCTTCTTACTAACAGATTACAGCGAACAATTGTCAGAGTTTTTTGAAGTTGGTAGCGAGATAGAGACTTACAGGTCGATAGAAGAACTCCGTGATAAGATAGGTTTTTATCTTATTCGTGATGAACTTCGTAAAAAGATAGCACAGGCAGGGTTTGAAAAGATAAAAAAGATTGGCACTTTGAAAGATAGAATGAAGGAAATACTTTCTGTGATAGGGGAGTATGGATACAGGCAATGA
- the asnB gene encoding asparagine synthase (glutamine-hydrolyzing), whose protein sequence is MSLKGFGNSLNVENKMCGIAGIYLKSGIPDREAIQKAITVLRHRGPDESGMHIDSSVGLGHARLSIIDLSTGKQPIGNENGSIWITYNGEIYNFPELREDLIQKGHVFKTRTDTETIVHLYEEYSENCLQHLRGMFAFAIWDKNKQILFLARDRIGVKPLIYSINNSGFFFASEIPAIFTLHKDISRKCDLKAIDYFLTFQYIPAPLTGFKNVRKLPPAHFMIVKDGQIERIERYWDIDFTKRSTLSFDEACGLLKEYLLEATKIRLISDVPLGAFLSGGIDSSLTVAAMSRVSAEPVKTYSIGFEDRSYDETNYARVVAKHYGTDHHEMVVRPDAIDILPGLIDHFGEPMADSSAIPTYYVSKFAREGVTVVLSGDGGDENFAGYKRFYQAVLTNILESLNLLPLYKIMRKTTVAVEGLFNPKRGGRRFPANKGDEVLLLDGIDRYRHLVAYFTEKDKQRFYTPFMKDAVGISETAEFLGVRYNKAKEVDELNRFLYIDLTTYLPEDILFKVDICSMLNSLECRSPFLDYKLIEFVASLPGRFKLKPPQKGKYILKEAFKDWFPEGFLERSKMGFSAPMPRWLREDLYDYTYRELTENLKVGLILNNDEIKYILEEHRKGLKSHSKRLWCLLILNKWVERFKVSI, encoded by the coding sequence ATGTCGCTCAAAGGGTTCGGCAACAGCCTCAATGTTGAAAATAAAATGTGTGGTATAGCAGGCATATATCTTAAAAGTGGGATTCCTGACAGGGAAGCGATACAGAAGGCAATTACTGTGCTCAGGCATCGTGGACCTGATGAATCAGGTATGCATATCGATAGTTCTGTTGGTCTCGGACATGCACGACTCTCTATCATTGATCTATCAACAGGTAAACAACCAATAGGGAACGAAAATGGCTCAATCTGGATAACATATAATGGTGAGATATATAATTTTCCTGAACTCAGGGAAGACCTCATCCAAAAAGGACATGTATTTAAGACAAGAACCGATACTGAGACGATAGTTCATTTATACGAAGAATATAGCGAGAACTGCCTCCAGCATCTAAGGGGTATGTTCGCCTTCGCTATCTGGGATAAAAATAAGCAGATTTTATTCCTCGCAAGGGATAGAATAGGGGTCAAACCTCTTATATACAGCATAAATAACAGTGGTTTCTTTTTTGCCTCAGAAATACCCGCAATATTTACCCTGCATAAAGACATATCAAGGAAATGCGATCTAAAGGCGATTGATTACTTTCTTACATTTCAGTATATACCAGCTCCGCTTACAGGTTTTAAGAATGTCAGGAAACTTCCTCCGGCACATTTCATGATTGTGAAGGATGGGCAGATAGAGAGAATTGAACGCTACTGGGATATAGATTTTACCAAAAGAAGCACATTATCGTTCGATGAGGCGTGTGGTTTACTAAAGGAATACCTTCTTGAAGCTACAAAGATCAGGCTAATAAGCGATGTGCCTCTTGGTGCATTTCTGAGCGGAGGGATTGATTCAAGCCTGACAGTGGCGGCGATGAGCAGAGTCTCAGCCGAACCTGTTAAGACATATTCTATTGGATTTGAGGACAGATCATACGATGAAACAAATTATGCAAGAGTAGTTGCAAAGCACTACGGTACAGATCATCATGAGATGGTTGTTAGACCCGATGCAATAGATATACTGCCAGGTCTTATAGACCACTTTGGTGAGCCGATGGCAGACTCTTCTGCGATACCGACATATTATGTCTCAAAGTTCGCCCGTGAAGGTGTAACTGTTGTCCTCAGTGGTGATGGAGGAGATGAAAACTTCGCTGGATACAAAAGATTTTACCAGGCAGTACTGACAAATATACTCGAATCATTGAATCTTTTACCGCTGTATAAAATAATGAGGAAGACTACTGTAGCAGTGGAGGGACTGTTTAATCCAAAGAGGGGTGGAAGGAGATTTCCTGCTAATAAAGGTGATGAGGTGCTTTTGCTTGATGGGATAGACAGATACAGACACCTTGTTGCTTATTTTACAGAAAAAGACAAACAGAGATTTTATACCCCATTTATGAAGGATGCTGTAGGTATCTCAGAGACCGCTGAATTTCTTGGCGTTAGATATAATAAAGCAAAAGAGGTTGATGAACTGAATAGATTCTTATATATTGATCTTACAACATACCTGCCTGAGGATATACTCTTTAAAGTGGATATCTGCAGTATGCTGAATTCACTTGAGTGTCGTTCACCATTTCTTGACTACAAACTCATTGAATTTGTGGCATCTCTTCCAGGAAGATTTAAGCTGAAACCACCCCAAAAGGGAAAGTATATACTTAAGGAGGCATTCAAGGATTGGTTTCCAGAAGGGTTCCTTGAACGCTCCAAGATGGGCTTTTCAGCACCAATGCCGAGATGGCTGAGGGAGGATCTTTACGATTACACTTACAGGGAATTGACAGAAAACTTAAAGGTTGGCTTGATACTAAATAATGATGAGATTAAGTACATACTTGAAGAGCACAGAAAAGGATTAAAATCTCACAGCAAAAGGCTCTGGTGCCTCCTCATCTTAAATAAGTGGGTGGAGAGGTTTAAGGTAAGTATATGA